The Candidatus Peribacteria bacterium region CGACGAAGATAAGCAAAATAAGCCATGCCTGCCATGTAGCAGGGGACCAGCCCCATCCGTAGTCTTTGGCCCTGAACCAGATTGGCTTCTTCATAAGACTCAGTCTAAAGATACAATGCATGGGAAGCGAATGAAATGCGCGGTAATTTGCCGTATACCTTTCGTACACCTTTGTGGTCTTTATATAATTGCAGGAAAAAATCAGATCTTCACTATTGGCTTCATGGAAACGAAAAGTATAGTCACTGACTTATGATACAAAATTGATCATAAAGGTATTGAACTATGGGTGTACGAGTGTACACTTATCACGTTCTTCCCCACCCACCCATGATCACCTCGCTCTTCAACACTTCCCTCGTTATTGATTTCTCCGATACGCAACACACAGACAAACATCCTCTTCTTATTGAATCTGAAATCCGGAACCTGATTGAGTTCATTCAATCACATCCGGAACGCCGTTCCATTCATGTCTACCTGCGTAGCGGTATTGTGAGTGCCACCAACCGCAAACTGCAGAGCCGTCTTCAGTCACTCGGGTGCAGAGTGACTGCAAAAATTTCACTGTAAAACAACAGTTTCTTCTGTAGCATGGTCCGGTGTTTTCCACTGTAGCCGGAATCATCGCTTTACTGGTGCCTTTGTCCTATGGGGCGGAGGGGAAATTCGACGATGTTCCGTCAACCGCCGCTCATGCGGAGGCAATTGAATATCTGAGATCCAAAGAAATTATTTCCGGATACAAGGACAATACATTCCGCCCTGAGCGCACAGTCAACCGTGCGGAATTTGTGAAGGTCCTCACAAAGCTGATGGTCAGCCCGAATGAGATAGATGAATGCACACGGACCAACCGTGACAGATTTACTGATGTCCCCATGAGCAGCTGGTTTGCATCTTTTGTGTGCGCCGCAAAAGCAAAAGGATTCATCAATGGATATGAAGACAATACGTTCCATCCGGCTGAGACAATGAATATTGCAGAAGCATCAAAAATTCTTGCCGTTGCATTTGATCTTCATCTTGGCGAGAAAGATCCAGCTCTGTGGTACAAGCCTTATGTCACAGCGCTTACCGGAGTAAACGCAATTCCCGCAGATGTCCGAGCGACCGGTGAATCACTGACACGCGGTGTCATGGCAGACATGCTCTGGCGCCTGAAAGAATCAAAAACAGATCAGCCTGCAGCCAATGAACACGCGCTTATTGCAGCACAGTGCGATTGGTTTGCCGAAGAGAGCATTCCCCGGGTTGATATGCAGGAAGTGCGCAGAGTCTGGACCAAGTGGATAAATGACGTACGAACCAGTATGAATCTTGCGCCCTACACGCAGGATAAGCAGCTCAATAAAACAGCAGTACTCTGGTCACAGCGCTCGAGAGATATCGGAAGCATTACACACAAACGTCCGGGGCAAACCGCATACTACGATTACAAAGGTATCGAAGGGTGGTTTTCCAAGCAGGACATCGATTTTGCCAATGTGAAAAGTTCCACCTTTACAGAAAATATCGGCTGGGGGATTTTCAAATGCAAAAAACAAGATTGCACGCAGGACCTCATTGATTCCATCCGCACAACATTCGATTTCTTTATGAGCGAAAAAGGAAAAGCATACAGCCCGCATTACAACAGTATCGTGGAGCCACAGTTCCGTCTGATCGGTACAGGAATTTCTGCTGATCCTTCAACGGGAAAATATTTCATCACGACGCATTACGGAACATCGATTACATCAAATCCAGATCCAGTGTGTCTGTAAGGGGTAAAATCGAAATTCTACATTTGCAACTCTAATCTAACTGGAAATAATTTTATAGTATTCATAGCAGACTCGAATGTAGTATTTAGTATTTAGAATTTTTAAAAGCAAGCACTTTTTTGTCATTTTTGCATCTCGTCCATGTCTTAACTCTGAACCTTACCCCTTCCTCTATGTCACGATCCTTCCTCACTTTTATAGCCGGCGTAACGCTTGCTATCGCCATTCCGACAATGGCACAAACCTATCGCTCCACCTTTCCGGATGTTCCGGCTGATTCGTCATCAGCCGCAGATATTGAACGCATGGCCGAACTCGGCATTATCCGTGGCTACGAAAACGGCTGGTTTGGACCGAATAATTCAGTCACACGTGCGCAAGTTGCCATTATGCTGAACCGATACGATCAGACGGTGATACAGCCGCTGCGTGATCAGCTGAATGCCATCAATAAAGAGTTGGGTTTGAATCAGATGTGTAACGGCCATGTGGTTGGAGACGCATACAAATCTCCCGATGGCTGTAATACATGCACGTGTACCCTTCAGGGTGAAATCTGCACACTCAGGGCATGTGCACCAACCTCTAAAAGCAGCTCATCCAAATCATCATCACGCGCTTCATCCAAGAGTTCGGGGGCAGTGTGTGGCAATGCTATCTGCGAAGCGGGAGAGGATCTCTACTGTCCTCCGTGCGAACCCGGAAAAGTCTGCGCCCAGTATTGCATAGCCGGAAGCTGCATGCGTGATTGCAGGGCATCAAGCTCGTCTTCCGTGAGCAGTGCGTTTGGGTGTCGGCCGTACATGTGCAATGACGGTACAACAATTCCTGCATGTACCGACGACGGGCATGTCATTAACTACTTTGCTCCACCCTGCATGACCCACGGAGGCGAATCGCAATCTTCCCGTTGATGTTCTCTTACAATGACCGGAAGGCCTTGCGTGTGACGATGAGCAGTACGACAGTTGTCAGTACGACTGCAATCCACACCGCAGGGCCGGTTTCCGGCGTGCTGAACGGCGTGTGATTCGAAACGGCAGGAGACTGCCCGGACGGCTGGCGGTCAGGCAACGGCATATTGCCGCTTCCGACAGTGTACGGATTGACCGGTACCTGTGTGACAGTGGCAACCGGAGCTGCAGGAGACAGAGATGCAGCAGAGGACGCAACAGGCGTCACTACGACAGGAGAGGTACTGCTGGATGATGAAGATGATTCCACAATATCAGACGGAACATAGGGATCCATCTGTACGCCACCCTGGATAAGAATCTGGCCGCTGACAATATCCGATGTTTTGGAAATATACGGATACGCTCCGGACGTTGCTGTCAGAGGAATCAGAATGTGCGTGCTGCTGCCCGGAAAAATGGCAGAGGTGACAAAAGGTTTTCCGTCGTCGGTCGGAAGAGTGTCGGAGGAGAGCACATGCGGAATGGAGTCATCATTTGTCCAGGTAATAGTGGATCCAGGCTGAACTGTGATTGTGACAGGATCAGCGCCGTTTTCTGTAATATGGACGGTGATCGAAGACGGATTGACCTGGCCGCCGAGGGAGAAAAGACCGTATCCCTGAAGTGCGGCAACACCCGCAAGGAAGAACAGGAAAATACCGGCAAAAGCGGCAGGACGGCGGTGTGCACGGACTGGCATGCGTTCAGAATCTGTCTGAGACTGCTTTATGCGAACAGGAACAGCCTGCTCATCGCTGTCGTCAGTAGACTGCCAGTGCGGATGAAGGGTGGTCATACTTTGGCGCTGAGCTGTCTGCGGAATGCGAGTCCTGTGCCGATGACGGCAGACAAGAGGACAAAGAGCATAACAGTCGATGCGGGGCCGGTTTCTCCGGACACATTGCCTCCAGTGCGCGGAGTGTTTGGTGCGCGATTAATGGCGCTTGCACTCAATGGAGACGTTGACGTTGCAGGATTACCGACACTGATACCAACTTCCTGGCTGAAGTCTGTTTCACGGTTATCTTTCGAGACGCCGCGGACGGCAAAGTAGTACGTCACCCCTTCCGGCAAAGCGCGGATAGTAATGTTCGTACTGTTCTTGTCCACGCTGCGCTTCTGCAGATACTGTCCGCTGATAGTGCCGTAATACACGTTGTAACCGACGAGATCTGCGGACGGCAGCTTGTTCCATGCAAGGAAGACAGAACTTCCTTCCGTTGTAACTTTCAGCTGCTGTACCTGGAGCATTTCAAAGACACCAGAAGTCGATCCAGACGGTGCAGAGGATGCATTGTCGCCAGCAGATGACACAGATGAGGACGCCAATGATTCAGTGGATGAAGAGACAGAACCAGCGACCGGAGTAGAACTTGCTGTTCCGCCGGTAGCAGACGGCAAGACCTTCACCAGAAGAGAGCCCGGGGTTGCTGTTGCGCTATTTGTCTCCGTGGAACCATCCATCGTGATGATAGCCGTGTGACTGCCGACTGTTCCTGTTGCGTCATAAAACGTCATGGGAACAGCGGTCTGTGTCCCGGGCAGCATGTGCAGGCGGATGCGTGCAACAATAATGCTCTGTCCGTTCTGAGGAGTTGTTGCAGCGCCGCTGACTTTGATCATACCGTCAGTCGTAGAGAAATCGTTTTCACCCGGAGTCGGTGTCGGGAAGGCATTTGCAACTTCAATCAATTCTCCTTCCATGACGGTCGGGTCATACGCAATCCATGCGCGGAAGCGCTGAATAGGTTTGGACGTCGGATTCTTGATGATGAGATCCATGTCGAGTGCATCCCCCTCACGCAGTTCAGACGTCTGTCGCGTGAGCGGGTCTTTCACCTCGTACGACGCACAGGAAGAATCCGGTACGGGTGCAACCCCTTCTTTTGGTGCAACGGCAAACGCTGTGCGGTACTCCGCACTGTCACAGTGCGGACGAAGTTCAAACATAGTGCCCTGAGCTGCAGCATCTGTTGCAGCACCGTTCATTGCACCATTGTTCGCAGTATTGTTTGTAGACGGGCCAGCAGCGTACTCACGTCCATCGCCAAGCGGCGGGAGCATTTCGAAAGACTGCGCAAATGCCTGTGTCTGCATAGACAGCACAACGCTGGCTGCAACAAGCAGAGTGCGGGCGCGCCGGCGACAGGTTGTGTGTGTGTTCATATATGTATGTGTATATGGGCGAGAGAGACTCTCAACGGACAGCAATGTCGTTCAGGATGCGGATTGCATCGTCAATGGTGAGCGCGCCGTCACCATTCGGGTCGGCAAGGAGCTCATCAGGGGTTGCGTCTCTGTAGCCGTTTGCAATTTCCAGAATGGTAATCGCATCGCGCACATCAATGATTCCATCTTCTGAAATATCACCCGTGAGACGTGTGCCCGAGGCCTCCATCGGTGCAACAGTCTGGATATTGCCGGCAGTTTTAAGTCCCAGTGCGAAGGATGAAACGACAGCGAGTGTGCCGAGTCCGAGGATCGTGACCGGGAGAGAGTGCCAACGTGTTGTGGAGTGTTTCTTCGACATTTCCTTCTATTGTACCGTAAGAACGGTCTTTCCTCAACGCTGCTCTCATTGACGCAAACTGTATACATTTCAAAATACTAAAAAAGAAATTCTGCGCTGAGCTGTGCTAGAATCAGACTCGTGGCACCCTTCTTCCTCTTTACCGGCGAAAACACGTTTTTGCTCCGTACAGAGCGTCACCGCTGGATGCAGGAATTCCGCAAAAAGCATGGTGAGGATAACTGTACCATTATTGACGGACAGAAATTGACAATCAGAACATTACTTGACGATGTAGCAGTTTTACCGTTTCTTGCGGATAAGCGTTTGGTGATTGTCGACACAGTGCCCAAATGTTCACGTGAGGAAGTTCAGGCCCTGGCAGCAGGAATACATCCTCAGGTCATCGTTGCTTTTTGTGATCCGAAACCAGACAAGCGGAGCAGTGGCGTGAAAGAAATTCTCGCAACGGCAGACGTGAAAGAATTTGCCCCTTTGAAAGGTTCGGCACTCAGGCAATGGGCAGATACTTTTGCGCGTGATGAAGGAGCAACGCTTGAGCCTGCTGCACGCGATGCGCTGATTGAATTTTTGGGAGAAGATATGGATCTGCTCTCACAGGAAATACGGAAGCTCGCTCTCTACGCAACGGGCCGCTCTGTGACACGGATGGATGTAGAAATGATGACCATTCCGTCTGATGAGGGCATTGTCTGGCGCATGACGGATTTACTGTGTGAAGGATCTCGTATCGAGGCACTCACGTATGCAAAACGCATGCTGGACCGTGGCGGTGATGCATATGGACTCTGGGCGATTTTGCTGTCCATGCTGAAAAATCTGGTACTTGTCCGTGCTGCCGTGCAAAGTGGCATGACGTCCTCCAAAGACATAGCCGATGCGACTGCAGTCCATATTTTTGCACTGCGGTCATTATTGCCCTATGCCAAGCGCATCAAAGACGAAGATACCAAGCGTTTTCTGGAGTGGGCAGTGCATGCCGATCGGGATTTGAAAACCGGCGTTATCCGCTCGACAGATGAGGCGCCACAGGAGCTGCAGGCATTGATTGACGAGTTTATCCTGCACTCGCCGTAAACCTTTCCACCAGTTAATCCATCTGACTCAAAATATCTTCAGCTGCTTTTTCTGCTGCTGTCTGGTCGGCGACTTCCTTACTGCTGAGTTCTTGGCGCTTCCGGTGCCGTTCTTCCTCGACTCCTTCCAGATCTACCGCTGCCTGTTTCTCGATCTCCGGAGCGTACTTTGCATCAATAGCAGCCAACTGATCTTTTTCATTGGTAAGAATCGTCCGTAGTTGCGTCACCTGATCGGGGGTCATCACCGGCAGGATATCAATCCAGTACTGTCTCTCTGTGTTTGTCATGCTCTCCGATGCAAGGACCAGATCCACAAGATCCGGATATTGCTCACGCACCTCGGGCGGAACGGTGACGACGCCTGAAGCGTCCGTTGCAGTT contains the following coding sequences:
- a CDS encoding S-layer homology domain-containing protein; this translates as MFSTVAGIIALLVPLSYGAEGKFDDVPSTAAHAEAIEYLRSKEIISGYKDNTFRPERTVNRAEFVKVLTKLMVSPNEIDECTRTNRDRFTDVPMSSWFASFVCAAKAKGFINGYEDNTFHPAETMNIAEASKILAVAFDLHLGEKDPALWYKPYVTALTGVNAIPADVRATGESLTRGVMADMLWRLKESKTDQPAANEHALIAAQCDWFAEESIPRVDMQEVRRVWTKWINDVRTSMNLAPYTQDKQLNKTAVLWSQRSRDIGSITHKRPGQTAYYDYKGIEGWFSKQDIDFANVKSSTFTENIGWGIFKCKKQDCTQDLIDSIRTTFDFFMSEKGKAYSPHYNSIVEPQFRLIGTGISADPSTGKYFITTHYGTSITSNPDPVCL
- a CDS encoding S-layer homology domain-containing protein, producing the protein MSRSFLTFIAGVTLAIAIPTMAQTYRSTFPDVPADSSSAADIERMAELGIIRGYENGWFGPNNSVTRAQVAIMLNRYDQTVIQPLRDQLNAINKELGLNQMCNGHVVGDAYKSPDGCNTCTCTLQGEICTLRACAPTSKSSSSKSSSRASSKSSGAVCGNAICEAGEDLYCPPCEPGKVCAQYCIAGSCMRDCRASSSSSVSSAFGCRPYMCNDGTTIPACTDDGHVINYFAPPCMTHGGESQSSR
- a CDS encoding fibronectin type III domain-containing protein, which codes for MNTHTTCRRRARTLLVAASVVLSMQTQAFAQSFEMLPPLGDGREYAAGPSTNNTANNGAMNGAATDAAAQGTMFELRPHCDSAEYRTAFAVAPKEGVAPVPDSSCASYEVKDPLTRQTSELREGDALDMDLIIKNPTSKPIQRFRAWIAYDPTVMEGELIEVANAFPTPTPGENDFSTTDGMIKVSGAATTPQNGQSIIVARIRLHMLPGTQTAVPMTFYDATGTVGSHTAIITMDGSTETNSATATPGSLLVKVLPSATGGTASSTPVAGSVSSSTESLASSSVSSAGDNASSAPSGSTSGVFEMLQVQQLKVTTEGSSVFLAWNKLPSADLVGYNVYYGTISGQYLQKRSVDKNSTNITIRALPEGVTYYFAVRGVSKDNRETDFSQEVGISVGNPATSTSPLSASAINRAPNTPRTGGNVSGETGPASTVMLFVLLSAVIGTGLAFRRQLSAKV
- the holA gene encoding DNA polymerase III subunit delta is translated as MAPFFLFTGENTFLLRTERHRWMQEFRKKHGEDNCTIIDGQKLTIRTLLDDVAVLPFLADKRLVIVDTVPKCSREEVQALAAGIHPQVIVAFCDPKPDKRSSGVKEILATADVKEFAPLKGSALRQWADTFARDEGATLEPAARDALIEFLGEDMDLLSQEIRKLALYATGRSVTRMDVEMMTIPSDEGIVWRMTDLLCEGSRIEALTYAKRMLDRGGDAYGLWAILLSMLKNLVLVRAAVQSGMTSSKDIADATAVHIFALRSLLPYAKRIKDEDTKRFLEWAVHADRDLKTGVIRSTDEAPQELQALIDEFILHSP